From Acidipropionibacterium acidipropionici, one genomic window encodes:
- a CDS encoding type B 50S ribosomal protein L31, translated as MKNGIHPDYHPVVFRDISAGMSFLTRSTVTSDRRIEWEDGNTYPLVDVDISSASHPFYTGKAKVIDTAGRVEKFNRRYGRA; from the coding sequence ATGAAGAACGGCATCCATCCCGACTATCACCCGGTGGTCTTCCGTGACATCTCGGCCGGGATGAGCTTCCTCACCCGCTCCACGGTCACCAGCGACAGGAGGATCGAATGGGAGGACGGGAACACCTATCCGCTTGTCGACGTCGACATCTCTTCTGCCAGCCATCCCTTCTACACCGGCAAGGCGAAGGTCATCGACACCGCCGGACGGGTGGAGAAGTTCAACCGCCGATACGGGCGCGCCTGA
- the rpmF gene encoding 50S ribosomal protein L32 yields MAVPKRKKSRSTTRHRRSQWKATTPQLVPIVVEGRHIKVPRRLVKAYQSGLITPDD; encoded by the coding sequence ATGGCAGTTCCGAAGCGAAAGAAGTCCCGTTCGACGACGCGTCATCGGCGCTCCCAGTGGAAGGCTACGACTCCCCAGCTCGTGCCGATCGTCGTCGAGGGGCGACACATCAAGGTTCCGCGCCGCCTGGTCAAGGCCTACCAGTCCGGGTTGATCACACCCGACGACTGA
- the rpmB gene encoding 50S ribosomal protein L28: MARRCQVRGARPGYGNSVSHSQRHTRRRWEPNLQNKRYWVPSLGRQVKLRLTPKAMKIIDRRGIDAVVTDMLARGEKI; encoded by the coding sequence ATGGCACGCCGCTGCCAGGTCCGGGGCGCCCGCCCCGGCTACGGCAACTCGGTCTCCCATTCCCAGCGCCACACCCGCCGCCGATGGGAGCCCAACCTCCAGAACAAGCGCTACTGGGTGCCCAGCCTGGGCCGCCAGGTCAAACTGCGGCTCACCCCCAAGGCGATGAAGATCATCGACCGTCGCGGAATCGATGCCGTGGTCACCGACATGCTCGCCAGAGGGGAGAAGATCTGA
- the pstB gene encoding phosphate ABC transporter ATP-binding protein PstB → MAKRIEVKDLNIYYGDFHAVESVSLTVQPRTVTAFIGPSGCGKSTVLRTINRMHEVIPGAHSTGSVLLDGVDLYGKGVDPVAVRRNIGMVFQRANPFPAMSIRDNVVAGLKLNGVKNKKQLNEVCERSLRSANLWEEVKDRLDRSGASLSGGQQQRLCIARAVAVEPEVLLMDEPCSALDPISTLAIEDLVNELKEQFTVVIVTHNMQQAARVSDRTAFFNLKAQGEPGHLVEIDSTEQIFSNPTEKATEDYISGRFG, encoded by the coding sequence ATGGCCAAGCGCATCGAGGTCAAGGACCTCAACATCTACTACGGCGACTTCCACGCCGTGGAATCGGTGAGCCTCACCGTCCAGCCGCGCACCGTCACCGCCTTCATCGGCCCCTCGGGCTGCGGCAAATCGACCGTGCTGCGGACCATCAACCGGATGCACGAGGTGATCCCGGGCGCCCATTCCACCGGATCGGTGCTGCTGGACGGGGTGGACCTCTACGGCAAGGGGGTGGACCCTGTCGCGGTGCGCCGCAACATCGGCATGGTCTTCCAGCGGGCCAACCCCTTCCCCGCGATGTCCATCCGCGACAATGTGGTGGCCGGGCTGAAGCTCAACGGCGTCAAGAACAAGAAGCAGCTCAACGAGGTGTGCGAGCGCTCGCTGCGGTCGGCGAATCTCTGGGAGGAGGTCAAGGACCGGCTGGACCGGTCGGGGGCCTCGCTGTCCGGCGGCCAGCAGCAGCGACTGTGCATCGCGCGGGCCGTCGCGGTGGAGCCCGAGGTGCTGCTGATGGACGAGCCCTGCTCGGCTCTGGACCCGATCTCCACGTTGGCCATCGAGGACCTGGTCAACGAGCTCAAGGAGCAGTTCACCGTCGTCATCGTCACCCACAACATGCAGCAGGCGGCCCGGGTCTCCGACCGGACGGCCTTCTTCAACCTCAAGGCCCAGGGGGAGCCGGGGCACCTGGTGGAGATCGACTCGACCGAGCAGATCTTCTCCAACCCCACCGAGAAGGCGACCGAGGACTACATCTCGGGCCGCTTCGGGTGA
- the pstA gene encoding phosphate ABC transporter permease PstA, translating to MTATDMVAQDAEETTSGVDLTRPSGSRAARNGCASVFMVTATLLAVIPLAWVLWSAVSKGIGSLVHTTWWTHAMDSADQAKWGALHAIIGTVEIGVITSVISVPIALLTAIYLVEYARGRKIARVISFAVDVLTGVPSIVAALFVFALVVTTLGGHQSAWAASLALVILMVPTVLRSTEEMLKLVPDSLREASFALGVSKWRTIVSVVLPTSISGIITGIVLGLARVMGETAPLIVLLQFNQYIDANPGSSTFATLPTIISNAYTQGSADTPTVWGAALTLIILVMGLNLVAKAVSRRFLRRMGK from the coding sequence ATGACCGCCACGGACATGGTCGCCCAGGACGCCGAGGAGACGACCTCCGGGGTGGACCTCACCCGACCCTCGGGATCGAGGGCGGCCCGCAACGGATGCGCCTCGGTGTTCATGGTCACAGCCACCCTGCTGGCCGTCATCCCACTCGCGTGGGTGCTGTGGTCGGCTGTCAGCAAGGGAATCGGATCCCTGGTCCACACGACCTGGTGGACCCACGCGATGGACTCCGCCGACCAGGCGAAGTGGGGGGCTCTTCACGCGATCATCGGCACCGTCGAGATCGGCGTCATCACGTCGGTCATCTCGGTGCCGATCGCGCTGCTCACCGCCATCTACCTGGTCGAGTACGCCCGCGGCAGGAAGATCGCCCGGGTGATCAGCTTCGCCGTGGACGTGCTGACCGGGGTGCCGTCGATCGTCGCGGCGCTGTTCGTATTCGCCCTGGTGGTCACCACCCTGGGCGGGCACCAGTCGGCGTGGGCGGCGTCCCTGGCCCTGGTGATCCTCATGGTCCCGACCGTGCTGCGCTCCACCGAGGAGATGCTCAAACTGGTGCCGGACTCCCTGCGCGAGGCCTCCTTCGCGCTCGGCGTCTCGAAGTGGCGAACCATCGTCTCGGTGGTGCTGCCCACCTCGATCTCGGGGATCATCACCGGCATCGTGCTGGGCCTGGCCCGGGTGATGGGCGAGACGGCGCCGCTGATCGTGCTGCTGCAGTTCAACCAGTACATCGATGCGAACCCCGGCTCGTCGACCTTCGCGACCCTGCCGACGATCATCTCGAACGCCTACACCCAGGGGTCGGCGGACACCCCGACAGTGTGGGGCGCCGCGCTCACCCTCATCATCCTGGTGATGGGGCTGAACCTGGTCGCCAAGGCCGTGTCCCGCCGATTCCTGCGAAGGATGGGCAAGTGA
- the pstC gene encoding phosphate ABC transporter permease subunit PstC, which yields MADIRSTAEPGTGTPAPAPRMKPPSRVGDRIFSGLSAGIAVALAVLVFVILIFLIKSAWPALSHNDANFFTTRTWSTDSTPLSFGIAAMTWTTVISAIIALVIAVPLAVGIALFITQIAPRRLAGPVAFVIDLLAAVPSIIFGLWGGIVLGSSGIIVWIRQVLVDLLGWIPIFKETPSWTDPTGTVFLASVVLAIMILPIITATSRDVMAQTPRDQIEAALALGATRWEVIRTSVLPHARSGIISGSMLGLGRALGETLAVTLILQQVSQMQLKKAFNPSIFTGGDTFASKIARDFSEAINDPGALGALVASALSLFIITFVVNAAARAIAERGVRK from the coding sequence ATGGCCGACATTCGCTCAACCGCGGAGCCGGGGACCGGTACGCCGGCCCCGGCCCCTCGCATGAAGCCGCCGTCGCGGGTCGGCGACCGGATCTTCTCCGGTCTGTCGGCCGGCATCGCCGTCGCACTCGCCGTCCTGGTCTTCGTGATCCTGATCTTCCTGATCAAGTCCGCATGGCCGGCACTGAGCCACAACGACGCGAACTTCTTCACCACTCGCACCTGGTCCACCGACTCCACGCCGCTGAGCTTCGGCATCGCCGCGATGACCTGGACGACGGTGATCTCCGCGATCATCGCCCTGGTGATCGCCGTGCCCCTGGCGGTCGGCATCGCCCTGTTCATCACCCAGATCGCCCCCCGGCGGCTCGCGGGGCCGGTGGCCTTCGTCATCGACCTGCTCGCCGCCGTCCCCTCGATCATCTTCGGCCTGTGGGGCGGCATCGTCCTCGGATCCTCCGGCATCATCGTGTGGATCCGCCAGGTCCTGGTCGACCTGCTGGGATGGATCCCGATCTTCAAGGAGACCCCCTCCTGGACCGATCCCACCGGAACGGTCTTCCTGGCCTCGGTCGTGCTGGCCATCATGATCCTGCCGATCATCACCGCCACCAGCCGCGACGTCATGGCCCAGACCCCCCGCGATCAGATCGAGGCGGCGCTGGCCCTGGGCGCGACCCGCTGGGAGGTGATCCGGACCTCCGTGCTGCCGCACGCCCGCTCCGGCATCATCTCCGGTTCCATGCTCGGTCTCGGACGGGCACTCGGCGAGACCCTGGCCGTCACCCTGATCCTGCAGCAGGTCAGCCAGATGCAGCTGAAAAAGGCCTTCAATCCGTCGATCTTCACCGGCGGCGACACCTTCGCCTCGAAGATCGCCAGGGACTTCTCCGAGGCGATCAACGATCCCGGCGCCCTGGGCGCGCTGGTGGCCTCGGCGCTGAGCCTGTTCATCATCACCTTCGTCGTCAACGCGGCAGCCCGTGCCATCGCCGAGAGAGGGGTCCGGAAATGA
- the pstS gene encoding phosphate ABC transporter substrate-binding protein PstS, giving the protein METLRTCSSQPRPQGISVKKSRLATLTTVALLGALGLSACGSSDSGSASSTEASTTKATSTVSAAAPSPTTYKPTCPSGTINGGGSSAQGNAITQVINDYKKACDSKGKVNYSITGSGAGISSFLGKQIDWAGSDSALSADKGEVSKATQRCSANEAWHLPMAAGPIAVVTNIDGVKSLNLSSETLAGIFSGSITKWNDAAIKKENPSAKLPSAAISVFYRSDESGTTDNFTNYLNKAAGDVWTEAHSKQWKGTGKGADKSAGVAQAVKSTKNSISYVEWSYAQKNNLNPVAIDNGNGPVKLTNESAGKAVSAAKTAGAGNNLQLEMQYKDTPAGVYPAVLVTYEIVCSKGLDAQKTALLKDFMSFYASGAEQQAITSAGYAPLPGEVAGKVIAAAQAIA; this is encoded by the coding sequence ATGGAGACCCTCCGGACCTGCTCGTCACAGCCTCGACCACAAGGAATCTCTGTGAAGAAATCGCGTCTCGCCACGCTCACCACCGTCGCCCTGCTCGGCGCACTCGGTCTGTCGGCCTGCGGCTCATCCGACTCCGGGTCGGCGTCGTCGACCGAGGCCTCCACCACCAAGGCCACCAGCACCGTCTCGGCAGCCGCCCCCAGCCCCACCACCTACAAGCCCACCTGCCCCAGCGGAACGATCAACGGTGGCGGTTCCTCGGCCCAGGGCAATGCCATCACCCAGGTGATCAACGACTACAAGAAGGCCTGCGACTCCAAGGGCAAGGTGAACTACTCGATCACCGGATCGGGGGCCGGCATCTCCTCCTTCCTCGGCAAGCAGATCGACTGGGCCGGATCCGACTCCGCCCTGTCGGCCGACAAGGGCGAGGTCTCCAAGGCCACCCAGCGCTGCTCGGCGAACGAGGCCTGGCACCTCCCGATGGCCGCCGGCCCGATCGCGGTGGTGACCAACATCGACGGCGTCAAGTCCCTCAACCTGAGCTCCGAGACCCTGGCCGGTATCTTCTCCGGTTCGATCACCAAGTGGAACGACGCGGCCATCAAGAAGGAGAACCCCTCGGCGAAGCTGCCCTCCGCCGCGATCTCGGTGTTCTACCGCTCCGACGAGTCGGGCACCACCGACAACTTCACCAACTACCTCAACAAGGCCGCCGGCGACGTGTGGACCGAGGCCCACTCGAAGCAGTGGAAGGGCACCGGGAAGGGCGCCGACAAGTCTGCCGGCGTCGCCCAGGCGGTGAAGTCGACCAAGAACTCCATCTCCTACGTCGAGTGGAGCTACGCGCAGAAGAACAACCTCAACCCGGTCGCCATCGACAACGGCAACGGGCCGGTGAAGCTCACCAATGAGAGCGCCGGCAAGGCCGTCTCGGCGGCGAAGACCGCGGGAGCCGGGAACAACCTGCAGCTCGAGATGCAGTACAAGGACACCCCGGCCGGCGTCTACCCGGCGGTGCTGGTGACCTACGAGATCGTCTGCTCGAAGGGCCTGGACGCGCAGAAGACGGCCCTGCTGAAGGACTTCATGAGCTTCTACGCCTCCGGAGCCGAGCAGCAGGCCATCACCTCGGCCGGCTACGCCCCGCTGCCCGGCGAGGTCGCCGGCAAGGTGATCGCGGCAGCCCAGGCCATCGCCTGA
- a CDS encoding NUDIX hydrolase: MGGRRGPIMAAGAVVLRPTDDGPRVLAVHRPRYDDISLPKGHQESGEDSPVAAVREVLEETGVKVRLSASLQPIEYDVPRKGSKLVQWWLGTVCAENVGEIDHDEVDEVLWLDVDEARRRLSYPTDVQVLEEALTIPPTVTILMVRHAKAVSRKEWGSRDGHADDAKRPLDRRGHRQAKALRGLLEAYGVTRLVSSPSKRCIQTLEPFAKSSGRQIAECPEITEETFTAHHKAPRRAMKKLVAEALADPGSPLAICGHRPVLPSMGDVVHSGNHPMSTAECLIVHLDQKGRPVRQEWHRPSV, translated from the coding sequence ATGGGCGGACGCAGAGGCCCGATCATGGCGGCCGGCGCGGTCGTGCTGCGCCCGACGGACGACGGCCCCCGGGTGCTGGCCGTCCACCGCCCCCGATACGACGACATCAGTCTGCCCAAGGGCCATCAGGAGAGCGGCGAGGACTCCCCGGTGGCCGCCGTCAGGGAGGTCCTCGAGGAGACCGGGGTCAAGGTGCGGCTGTCGGCCAGCCTGCAACCCATCGAGTACGACGTGCCTCGGAAGGGCAGCAAGCTCGTCCAGTGGTGGCTGGGCACGGTCTGCGCCGAGAACGTCGGCGAGATCGACCACGACGAGGTCGACGAGGTGCTGTGGCTCGACGTCGACGAGGCCCGACGCCGGCTGAGCTACCCGACCGACGTCCAGGTCCTCGAGGAGGCCCTGACGATTCCCCCGACGGTGACCATCCTCATGGTGCGCCACGCCAAAGCGGTCAGCCGGAAGGAGTGGGGCTCACGAGACGGCCACGCCGATGACGCGAAACGGCCCCTGGACAGGCGGGGGCACCGGCAGGCGAAGGCCCTGCGCGGGCTGCTGGAGGCCTACGGCGTCACCCGTCTGGTGAGTTCGCCCTCGAAGCGGTGCATCCAGACCCTGGAACCCTTCGCGAAGTCCTCGGGCCGGCAGATCGCCGAGTGCCCGGAGATCACCGAGGAGACCTTCACCGCCCACCACAAGGCGCCCAGGCGGGCCATGAAGAAGCTCGTCGCCGAGGCCCTCGCCGACCCCGGCTCTCCGCTGGCGATCTGCGGCCACCGCCCTGTGCTGCCCTCGATGGGCGACGTCGTGCACTCGGGCAACCATCCGATGTCCACCGCGGAGTGCCTCATCGTCCACCTCGATCAGAAGGGCCGCCCGGTGCGCCAGGAGTGGCACCGGCCCTCGGTCTGA
- a CDS encoding RNA degradosome polyphosphate kinase, with product MEKKSTSVQGPSPVAENAVAELPADRYSDRELSWLAFNNRVLDLARDTERIPLLERANFLAIFSSNLDEFFMVRVAGLKRRIAAGVAVPTVTGQMPRDLHEAILDRTHQLVAHQSKVFADVVRPQLAEEGIHILAWSELDDEEKDRMRTLFSERVFPVLTPLAVDPSHPFPYIRGLSINLAVMLRNPVTGADQFARVKVPSVLPRFFHLGHGRFVPLEEIISRHLDQLFTGMHVLQHTTFRVTRNEDVEVEEDDAENLLFSLEKELLRREVGRPPVRLEVQSDIQDDMLELLTRELGVSESEVFRLPAPLDLTGLFSLAKVDRDDLKYPNFLPITHPHLAEVETARPANMFKAIRRRDVLVHHPYDSFATSVQRFVEQAAADPKVLAIKQTLYRTSGDSPIVDALVDAAQAGKQVLAVVEIKARFDEQANIAWARVLEQAGVHVVYGMVGLKTHCKLSLVIRDEGEGLRRYAHIGTGNYNPKTARQYEDLGLLTCNPIITDDVARLFNHLSGMTAEKRYRRLLVAPEGIRTGIIAAIGNEIEHKRAGRPAGVKIKVNSIVDERVIDALYRASLAGVPVDLWVRGICSIRPGVPGLSENIRVRSILGRFLEHSRVFWFANGGNPSVAIGSADLMHRNLDRRVEVLVSLTNKDHIAEIEGLFAMAFDPRTISWQLHDRSWEQVSRDDEGGILVDLQEALIARTRERRK from the coding sequence ATGGAGAAGAAGTCGACGTCAGTCCAAGGGCCCTCGCCGGTCGCCGAGAACGCGGTGGCCGAACTCCCGGCCGATCGCTACTCCGACCGCGAACTGTCCTGGTTGGCGTTCAACAACCGGGTTCTGGACCTGGCCCGGGACACGGAGCGGATCCCGCTGCTGGAGCGGGCGAACTTCCTGGCGATCTTCTCCAGCAACCTCGACGAGTTCTTCATGGTGCGGGTGGCCGGCCTCAAACGCCGCATCGCCGCCGGCGTGGCGGTGCCCACGGTCACCGGCCAGATGCCGCGGGACCTCCACGAGGCCATCCTCGACCGCACCCACCAGCTGGTGGCCCACCAGTCGAAGGTCTTCGCCGACGTCGTCCGTCCCCAGCTGGCCGAGGAGGGCATCCACATCCTCGCCTGGTCCGAGCTGGACGACGAGGAGAAGGACCGGATGCGCACCCTCTTCTCCGAGCGCGTCTTCCCGGTGCTCACCCCGCTGGCCGTCGACCCCTCGCACCCCTTCCCCTACATCCGCGGCCTGTCGATCAACCTGGCGGTGATGCTGCGCAACCCGGTCACAGGAGCCGACCAGTTCGCCCGCGTCAAGGTGCCCTCGGTGCTGCCCCGCTTCTTCCATCTGGGACACGGCCGGTTCGTGCCTCTGGAGGAGATCATCAGCCGCCACCTCGATCAGCTCTTTACCGGGATGCACGTCCTGCAGCACACCACCTTCCGCGTCACCCGCAATGAGGACGTCGAGGTGGAGGAGGACGACGCCGAGAATCTCCTGTTCTCCCTCGAGAAGGAGCTGCTGCGCCGCGAGGTCGGCCGCCCGCCGGTCCGGCTGGAGGTGCAGAGCGACATCCAGGACGACATGCTGGAGCTGCTCACCCGCGAGCTCGGGGTCAGTGAGTCCGAGGTCTTCCGGCTTCCCGCCCCGCTGGACCTCACCGGTCTGTTCTCCCTGGCCAAGGTGGATCGCGACGACCTGAAGTATCCGAACTTCCTGCCGATCACCCACCCCCACCTGGCCGAGGTGGAGACCGCCCGTCCGGCGAACATGTTCAAGGCGATCCGCCGTCGCGACGTGCTGGTGCACCACCCCTACGATTCCTTCGCCACCAGCGTCCAGCGCTTCGTCGAGCAGGCTGCGGCCGATCCGAAGGTGCTGGCGATCAAGCAGACGCTGTACCGCACCTCCGGGGACTCCCCCATCGTCGACGCCCTGGTCGACGCCGCGCAGGCCGGCAAGCAGGTGCTCGCCGTCGTCGAGATCAAGGCCCGTTTCGACGAACAGGCCAATATCGCCTGGGCGCGGGTCCTCGAGCAGGCGGGGGTGCACGTCGTCTACGGGATGGTGGGCCTCAAGACCCACTGCAAGCTGTCCCTGGTGATCCGCGACGAGGGCGAGGGGCTGCGCCGCTACGCCCACATTGGGACCGGCAACTACAACCCGAAGACGGCCCGCCAGTATGAGGACCTGGGCCTGCTCACCTGCAACCCGATCATCACCGACGACGTCGCCCGACTCTTCAACCACCTGTCCGGGATGACCGCCGAGAAGCGCTATCGACGCCTGCTGGTGGCCCCCGAGGGGATCCGCACCGGCATCATCGCCGCCATTGGGAACGAGATCGAGCACAAGAGGGCCGGACGCCCCGCCGGGGTGAAGATCAAGGTGAACTCGATCGTCGACGAGCGGGTCATCGACGCCCTCTACCGGGCCTCGCTGGCCGGTGTGCCGGTGGACCTGTGGGTGCGAGGCATCTGCTCGATCAGACCGGGGGTACCGGGCCTGTCCGAGAACATCCGGGTGCGCTCGATCCTGGGGCGGTTCCTGGAGCACTCGCGGGTGTTCTGGTTCGCCAACGGCGGCAATCCGAGCGTGGCGATCGGCTCGGCCGATCTCATGCACCGCAATCTGGACCGCCGCGTCGAGGTGCTGGTGAGCCTCACCAACAAGGATCACATCGCCGAGATCGAGGGGCTCTTCGCGATGGCCTTCGATCCGCGCACCATCTCCTGGCAGCTCCATGACCGCAGCTGGGAGCAGGTCTCCCGCGATGACGAGGGCGGCATCCTCGTGGACCTCCAGGAGGCTCTCATCGCCCGCACCCGGGAGCGCCGCAAGTGA
- a CDS encoding winged helix-turn-helix transcriptional regulator — protein sequence MRRHTVSRLALVGPAGQPLPEALELLPHTTDRYTEVADCIDHLDVTDVVLVDCRVEPARAKEICLQVSSQTSNAPVVLLASAATLSVVTRDWGADDFLTDTATPLEADARLRFVTSGQESRELVAGPFTVDEEAYTATVAGQPLDLTYTEFELLKFLVAHPGRVLTRDVLLSEVWGYDYYGGTRTVDVHIRRLRAKIGPEYDGHIQTVRSVGYRFQAQR from the coding sequence ATGAGGAGGCACACCGTGTCGAGACTGGCTCTTGTCGGGCCCGCGGGCCAGCCACTGCCCGAGGCCCTCGAGCTCCTGCCCCACACCACGGACCGATACACCGAGGTGGCCGACTGCATCGACCATCTCGACGTGACGGATGTGGTGCTGGTGGACTGCAGGGTCGAGCCCGCCAGAGCGAAGGAGATCTGTCTTCAGGTCTCCTCACAGACCTCCAACGCCCCGGTGGTGCTGCTCGCCTCCGCGGCCACCCTGTCAGTGGTGACCAGGGACTGGGGGGCCGACGACTTCCTCACCGATACCGCTACTCCTCTGGAGGCCGACGCGAGACTGCGTTTCGTGACGTCGGGCCAGGAGTCCCGGGAGCTGGTGGCCGGTCCCTTCACAGTCGACGAGGAGGCCTACACAGCCACTGTCGCCGGTCAGCCCCTGGATCTCACCTACACAGAGTTCGAGCTGTTGAAGTTCCTGGTCGCCCACCCGGGTCGGGTGCTCACCCGCGACGTCCTGCTGTCGGAGGTGTGGGGCTACGACTACTACGGCGGCACCCGCACCGTCGACGTCCACATCAGACGCCTGCGTGCCAAGATCGGCCCCGAGTACGACGGCCATATCCAGACGGTCCGCTCCGTGGGCTACCGCTTCCAGGCACAGCGCTGA
- a CDS encoding NADase-type glycan-binding domain-containing protein — MPIDLPDEWFRPSPSEEDGAWDQDRVADQAHPDSQAGPDDGSPSPSSPSAAERSQEKTDASSRTLEPESTGRISLSGFDDEGPSVVVGHAPGFRSRRHESAGRGPRWPLLILGIALALVIGLILGSLARNARDSQSHVSPVGDNLAAPRITAAQPWSGSTKVIHGVRADASCVAAPALDESGRQVQYPAVNAVDGNPGTAWRCDGEGISQRLIFQVPAGTRLVGVGVINGYAKRSGDRDLYAEYRRVLKVRWTLPDGSWFTQDLTDGNRSIQALKISPHGVRGPVTMTILGSSAPGMPDEGSRDAILLSEVQLYTSS; from the coding sequence GTGCCCATTGACCTTCCAGACGAGTGGTTCCGGCCCTCGCCATCCGAGGAGGACGGGGCCTGGGATCAGGACCGAGTCGCCGATCAGGCCCACCCGGATTCGCAAGCAGGGCCGGATGACGGGTCCCCGTCGCCCTCATCGCCGAGCGCAGCCGAGCGCAGCCAGGAGAAGACCGACGCCTCCTCACGCACGCTGGAACCGGAGAGCACCGGACGGATCAGCCTCAGCGGGTTCGACGACGAGGGGCCCAGCGTCGTGGTCGGGCACGCCCCGGGGTTCCGATCCCGGCGTCACGAGTCCGCCGGGAGAGGGCCGCGCTGGCCACTGCTGATCCTGGGCATCGCCCTGGCGCTGGTGATCGGCCTCATCCTGGGATCGCTGGCGCGCAATGCCCGCGACTCGCAGTCCCACGTCAGCCCCGTGGGCGACAACCTGGCGGCACCCCGGATCACCGCCGCTCAGCCCTGGAGCGGATCGACGAAGGTGATCCATGGTGTCCGGGCCGACGCCTCCTGCGTGGCGGCGCCGGCCCTCGACGAGAGCGGGCGTCAGGTCCAGTACCCGGCGGTCAACGCCGTCGACGGCAACCCCGGCACCGCGTGGCGCTGCGACGGCGAGGGGATCAGCCAGCGGTTGATCTTCCAGGTGCCGGCCGGTACGCGTCTGGTCGGGGTGGGCGTCATCAACGGGTATGCGAAACGGTCGGGCGACAGGGACCTGTACGCCGAGTACCGCCGGGTGCTGAAGGTGAGGTGGACCCTGCCGGACGGCAGCTGGTTCACCCAGGACCTCACCGACGGCAACAGGTCGATCCAGGCGCTGAAGATCAGTCCGCACGGCGTCCGGGGGCCCGTCACCATGACCATTCTGGGCTCCAGTGCCCCGGGAATGCCGGATGAGGGCAGCCGGGACGCGATCCTGCTCTCTGAGGTCCAGCTCTACACGAGTTCGTGA
- a CDS encoding ASCH domain-containing protein codes for MSADPRVEEFWDRCREACPGLPEERPGAWAFGATPDQADELLELVLDGTKTGTASSLWDFEYSGDPLPVVGEYSIILDAQAAPRALIETTSVDVVAFGEVSDEHARAEGEGDRSLSAWREIHEWYWRNHSDSPRGFEPDMPVVCERFRMRYPRPSGADGRG; via the coding sequence GTGAGTGCCGATCCGCGGGTTGAGGAGTTCTGGGACCGCTGCCGGGAGGCCTGCCCCGGGCTCCCGGAGGAACGACCCGGCGCATGGGCGTTCGGCGCCACTCCCGATCAGGCCGACGAGCTGCTCGAACTCGTGCTCGACGGCACGAAGACCGGAACCGCCTCATCCCTGTGGGACTTCGAGTACAGCGGCGATCCGCTGCCGGTCGTCGGTGAGTACAGCATCATTCTCGACGCGCAGGCCGCGCCCCGGGCCCTCATCGAGACGACATCGGTCGACGTCGTCGCATTCGGCGAGGTGTCGGACGAGCATGCCCGCGCCGAGGGTGAGGGGGATCGCAGCCTCTCGGCGTGGCGCGAGATCCATGAATGGTACTGGCGCAACCACTCCGACAGTCCGCGAGGATTCGAACCCGACATGCCCGTCGTGTGCGAGCGGTTCCGGATGCGCTACCCCCGTCCATCCGGGGCGGACGGACGGGGGTAG